The Chlorobaculum sp. MV4-Y genome contains the following window.
CGCACGGAGATGCAGATGATCTTCCAGGATCCATTTGGCTCGCTCAATCCGCGCCTGACCGTCGGACAGACGCTCGGCGAGGTGCTCAAGGTGCACGGCATCACGAAAGGAACCCAGGCCACCGCAAAGAAAATCGACCAGCTGCTCGACACCGTCGGCCTCAACCGCGACTATGCCAGCCGCTACCCGCACGAGTTCTCCGGCGGCCAGCGCCAGCGCGTCGGCATCGCCAGGGCGCTCGCGGTCAACCCCTCGTTCATCATCTGCGACGAACCGGTCTCGGCGCTCGACGTCTCGATCCAGTCGCAGATCATCAACCTGCTCAAAGATTTGCAGCGCGAGCTGGGGCTGACCTATCTTTTTATTGCGCACGACCTTTCGGTGGTCGAGTACATTTCGGATCGCGTCGCGGTGATGTACCTCGGCAAGATTGTTGAAATCGCCGATGCCGGAACGCTCTACGCCAACCCGAAGCACCCCTATACGCAGGCATTGCTCTCGGCCATTCCCATGCCTGAACTCGGTCACCAGCGCGAACGCATCGTGTTGAAGGGCGATCTTCCGGGACCGCTCTCGATTCCGGAGGGGTGCAGTTTCCATCCTCGTTGTCCATTCGCGATGGAGGAGTGTCGGAGACGGGAGCCGGAACTGCTGCCGCTGAAAGATGATCCGTCACACAACGTAAGCTGTCTTCTTTACCAGTAATTTATTAAGTCGATATGGCAGACAAGAACCAAAAAAAGGTGGATGTTTCCGTGCTGGGTGCCTGACGTCAGTCGTCATCCTGATTCTACTAGCAGGGCTGGGATGGTTTGCGCATCAGCGAGGCAATCGTCTTCCCGACCACTTCGTGCTCAGAGTGCCTCTGAGCGGAGGTATCGATGAACGCGCGCCGGACGACACATTGCTGCCTGTTGGCGGAACCCGTCGGCAACTCGCACTCGAAGAAATCCTGACCATTCTCGACCGGGCAAAAACCGACAAGCGTGTCGATTCGGTGCTGCTCCAGATCGATGGTCTTGGTGCATCGCCCGCAATGATACAGGAGCTGAGAAGTTCGATTGCCGCTGTGCAGAAATCGGGCAAGAAGGTTACAGCGTTTCTTGTCACGCCTGAAGACAAGGATTATCAGCTCGCCATCGCCTGTGATTCAATCATTGTACAGAAAGGTTCCTG
Protein-coding sequences here:
- a CDS encoding ABC transporter ATP-binding protein; its protein translation is MQREQILSVSGLNVHFPVRNSGLSGGKQVAKAVNGVSFEVFKGETLGLVGESGCGKTTLGRSIVRLVQPSKGGKIVFRGRDITGLGNREFRPLRTEMQMIFQDPFGSLNPRLTVGQTLGEVLKVHGITKGTQATAKKIDQLLDTVGLNRDYASRYPHEFSGGQRQRVGIARALAVNPSFIICDEPVSALDVSIQSQIINLLKDLQRELGLTYLFIAHDLSVVEYISDRVAVMYLGKIVEIADAGTLYANPKHPYTQALLSAIPMPELGHQRERIVLKGDLPGPLSIPEGCSFHPRCPFAMEECRRREPELLPLKDDPSHNVSCLLYQ